From the Lathyrus oleraceus cultivar Zhongwan6 chromosome 4, CAAS_Psat_ZW6_1.0, whole genome shotgun sequence genome, one window contains:
- the LOC127135257 gene encoding kinesin-like protein KIN-14U — translation MTIILNSTRIVLLVSGNMLLSNGEDQTQLLPSETETQVSNSDSVEGLLPVSKVYTDVAVVPEQQNNEIQHLISNLQREVEELRLKQRVVDGKRRQALSKILDIKGRVLIGVSIIC, via the exons ATGACTATTATCTTAAACTCAACAAGAATTGTCTTACTTGTGAGTGGAAATATGTTGCTTTCTAATGGAGAAGACCAGACTCAGCTGCTGCCTTCAGAAACTGAAACTCAGGTTTCAAACTCTGATTCAGTTGAAGGGTTATTACCGGTTTCAAAAGTTTACACTGATGTGGCTGTTGTTCCTGAGCAACAAAACAACGAGATTCAACACTTGATATCCAATTTACAAA GAGAGGTTGAGGAACTGAGGCTGAAGCAGAGAGTAGTGGATGGAAAGAGGAGACAAGCATTGAGTAAGATATTGGATATCAAAGGTAGAGTCTTAATTGGGGTTTCTATTATATGttaa